One window of Pocillopora verrucosa isolate sample1 chromosome 9, ASM3666991v2, whole genome shotgun sequence genomic DNA carries:
- the LOC136283579 gene encoding uncharacterized protein — MEQMWQFPCCWSAIDGCHISIKCPPGGLESSKEYHNFKNFYSIVLMGMVDAKYRFVWASCGYPGNSHDSIIMQSTTLWQEIAQGKILPGIAKNVGGVDVPPLIVSDSAFPFQTWLMKPYTNAVLTEKQKYFNNRLSRARMVSEGAYGQLKGRWRVLFRRNECSQKNVRTVTMACIVLHNICINHGDSMSRKMDLTIDPATGERRDREVIRNLLQMVRSPPVRDSCHQATLIRNCLSDKFLREKEGHGVC; from the coding sequence ATGGAACAGATGTGGCAGTTCCCTTGCTGTTGGTCAGCGATTGACGGATGTCACATCTCTATCAAATGTCCTCCGGGAGGTTTAGAGTCATCTAAAGAGtaccacaattttaaaaacttttactCTATTGTGCTAATGGGGATGGTCGATGCCAAGTACAGGTTTGTATGGGCAAGTTGTGGGTATCCTGGCAATTCACACGACTCAATCATCATGCAATCAACTACGTTATGGCAAGAAATAGCACAGGGTAAAATTCTTCCAGGGATTGCTAAAAATGTTGGCGGGGTTGATGTACCTCCTTTAATAGTTAGTGATTCAGCTTTTCCCTTTCAGACCTGGCTGATGAAACCATATACCAATGCGGTCCTtactgaaaaacagaaatactTTAACAACCGCCTAAGTAGAGCAAGGATGGTGAGTGAGGGGGCGTACGGTCAGCTCAAGGGGCGATGGCGAGTTCTATTTCGAAGGAATGAATGTAGTCAGAAGAATGTGCGAACTGTAACGATGGCTTGTATTGTACTACACAACATATGCATAAATCATGGGGACTCAATGTCAAGAAAAATGGATTTAACAATTGATCCTGCGACTGGAGAGAGAAGAGACAGGGAAGTCATAAGAAACCTGTTGCAAATGGTTCGAAGTCCACCAGTTCGAGATTCATGTCACCAAGCCACTTTAATTCGTAACtgtctatctgataagtttttgAGAGAGAAAGAAGGGCATGGGGTCTGTTGA
- the LOC131800280 gene encoding uncharacterized protein codes for MPGKCKFQDAWLSNPQYNKWIERGSSSSEAKCKACKKTFAVQNMGEAAVKSHMKSKKHVDAVKDESSNASLRNFLPAVGSQRGSHEVGRSEQPCSSGAGDIRNYVASNETLAAEVLWALKVILSHYSYKSCEDIPELFKRMFPDSQIASKFSCGEKKCAYLACFGIAPYFQRKLTDEVTKLELFVLLFDESHNKVTQTKQMDLHVRFWDAKNSRVQTRYLTSVFLGHATADDLLEKIVSYLDSIKIQKSNILQLSMDGPNVNWKLHELFQELISEVDENAPILVNVGSCGLHIVHNAFKAGSKASTWSIQEVLSSLHWLFVDSPARREDYTEITSSVVFPIKYCKHRWLENLPVVVRAQEIWKEVTFYVTTVQRSSKYSVPTSKSYKTIRDSTQDPLMPLKFAAFESVAKQLQPFLVQFQSDSPLLPFVASSLEKVIRGLMKRFVKADVLQGASSAVKLLKIDFKKRENCLDVEKLDVGFVAATKLKELQAAKKISDRQTYEFRKEFQSFLTATVGKLIEKTPIAYSLARNLCCLDPIHIVTEKEASCARFKIVLKKLVECKRVDIHDCDILLSQYSEFTERATQVHKSEFEDFDFTDQRLDAFLQKHIGLVGSLSKLWDVVKFLLCLSHGQASVERGFSVNRQLMIENMKETTFVAQRTIHDHILSIDGFHKLVISNELLTSAKAGRQRYHAHLEEQRQLAKNVAKSHKRKSVDEAKADFQKKKKRLETEITTLQFDADKLAKEAEVKRQLVLLTESNALRNAAKEKKIELENLNKELEECDK; via the coding sequence acGAGAGTAGCAATGCCAGCCTCAGAAACTTTTTACCTGCTGTTGGAAGCCAGCGTGGTTCACATGAAGTAGGACGCTCTGAACAGCCATGTTCTTCCGGTGCCGGTGATATAAGAAATTATGTGGCTTCAAATGAGACACTTGCTGCAGAAGTTTTGTGGGCACTGAAAGTAATCTTGTCTCACTATAGTTACAAGAGCTGTGAGGACATTCCAGAACTATTTAAACGTATGTTTCCGGACAGCCAGATAGCCAGCAAGTTTTCCTGTGGCGAGAAAAAATGTGCTTACTTAGCTTGTTTTGGCATAGCACCCTATTTCCAACGTAAGCTTACGGATGAAGTCACAAAActtgaattgtttgttttactttttgatgAATCGCACAATAAAGTTACCCAAACCAAGCAGATGGATCTGCATGTTAGGTTTTGGGATGCAAAGAACTCCAGAGTGCAGACAAGGTACCTAACCTCTGTATTTCTGGGACATGCTACAGCCGACGACCTTTTGGAAAAGATCGTTAGCTACCTTGATAGTATCAAGATTCAGAAGTCCAACATATTGCAGTTGTCAATGGACGGGCCTAACGTGAATTGGAAACTGCATGAGCTATTCCAGGAACTGATCTCTGAGGTTGACGAAAACGCACCCATCTTAGTTAACGTAGGCTCTTGTGGACTTCACATTGTACACAATGCTTTCAAAGCTGGATCAAAGGCATCTACTTGGAGCATTCAGGAAGTTCTGTCTTCTCTTCATTGGTTATTTGTGGATTCACCAGCACGAAGAGAGGATTACACAGAAATAACCAGCAGTGTTGTATTTCCAATTAAGTACTGCAAGCACAGATGGCTGGAGAACCTGCCAGTTGTAGTACGGGCCCAGGAAATATGGAAAGAAGTCACTTTCTATGTGACAACGGTGCAACGTAGCAGCAAATATAGTGTGCCAACTTCAAAGTCCTACAAGACGATAAGAGATTCAACCCAAGATCCACTAATGCCTCTCAAATTTGCTGCTTTTGAGTCAGTGGCTAAACAGCTGCAACCATTTCTGGTACAGTTCCAAAGCGACAGCCCTCTTCTACCATTTGTGGCCAGCAGTCTAGAGAAGGTGATTCGTGGTCTCATGAAAAGGTTCGTCAAAGCTGATGTACTCCAGGGTGCCAGCTCTGCAGTAAAGCTTCTGAAGATTGACTTCAAGAAGAGGGAGAATTGCCTTGACGTGGAGAAGTTGGATGTTGGTTTTGTTGCTGCCACGAAGCTGAAAGAATTGCAAGCAGCCAAGAAAATCAGTGATCGTCAGACATATGAATTTAGGAAGGAATTCCAGTCGTTCCTTACAGCTACAGTTGGAAAACTTATTGAGAAGACCCCAATTGCCTATTCCCTTGCCAGGAACCTGTGCTGTTTGGATCCGATTCATATTGTGACAGAGAAAGAAGCAAGCTGTGCGAGGTTCAAGATTGTCCTCAAGAAATTGGTAGAATGCAAGAGGGTTGATATTCATGATTGTGACATTTTGTTGTCACAGTACAGTGAATTTACGGAACGGGCTACACAGGTGCACAAGTCTGAGTTTGAAGACTTTGACTTTACAGATCAGAGATTGGATGCATTTCTCCAAAAACACATTGGTCTTGTCGGTTCACTTTCCAAACTGTGGGACGTTGTGAAATTCCTCTTGTGTCTCTCACATGGGCAAGCAAGTGTAGAAAGGGGATTTTCCGTTAACCGACAGCTAATGATTGAGAATATGAAGGAGACCACTTTCGTTGCCCAACGCACCATTCATGACCACATATTGAGTATTGATGGATTTCATAAATTGGTCATTTCGAACGAGCTTCTTACCTCTGCTAAAGCAGGAAGACAGCGGTATCACGCCCATCTTGAAGAGCAGCGACAGCTTGCGAAAAATGTTGCCAAAAGCCACAAACGAAAATCTGTGGATGAAGCAAAAGCTGAtttccagaagaaaaagaagagacttGAAACAGAGATCACCACCTTACAGTTTGATGCTGACAAATTAGCTAAAGAGGCTGAGGTGAAGAGGCAGCTCGTCTTGTTAACCGAATCAAATGCACTCAGAAATGCAGCAAAGGAGAAGAAGATAGAACTAGAAAACTTAAACAAGGAATTGGAAGAGTGTGATAAATAA